Sequence from the Candidatus Poribacteria bacterium genome:
TAGGGGTCGGCTGCATCGCGTAATCCATCGCCGACGAAATTGAACATGAGAATGGCTCCGACAACAAAGAGTGCTGGGATAAGCATCCAAGGGAAGTTAGCGAGGACGTTTACATCCTGCGCTTCTTGCAGTAGGGTGCCCCAGCTTACCGCCGGCGGTCGGATGCCAAGCCCCAGGAAGCTGAGTGCCGTTTCACCCAAGATCATACCGGGTATCGCCAAGGTCATGTGAACAATCAGATAGCTGCTGAAGGCGGGTAGCAGATGTTTGAAGATGATGCGTTTATCGCTTGCCCCAGCAGCTCTGGCTGCTAGCGCGAACTCTTCTTCACGCAAGCTGATAATTCTGCCTCGGACCACACGTGCCAGTCCTGTCCAGCCTCGAATCGATAGAATCAAGGTAATTGCAAAATAGATGTTGATTGTTCCCCAATCGCGGGGAAGTGCAGCGGACAGGGCGATCCAGATCGGGATGTCGGGGACGCTGATCAACACCTCGATGACCCGTTGGATGGCTTCATCGATCACGCCGCCGTAATAGCCGGAGATGCCCCCCAAGATACTGCCCAAAATAAAGGCTACTAGCACACCACCAAAACCGATAAACAGGGAGATGCGTCCGGCGAAGAGGATTCTGGAGAAAACATCTCGACCCAATCGATCTGATCCAAATAGTAGGAGTGGGACTTCTCGGTTTTCAAGACCGAAAAATTTGTGCTGCATAGGGATAAACCCCAACAGTTTATACGGTTCTGTCTTTACAAAGAAGCGAATGGGATGTGGCTTTGACCGATCTTTTGAATATTCATACTTAAAGGTGGTAGTGTTTAGATTTCTTTTGACTTCATAGATGTGAAGAAGGCTTAATTTTCCGTCTGTGTTGATAAGGTGAATGCTAGTTGGTGGAGCGTCATTGAAATCCTTAAATCGCTCAAGGGGACCAAAAGGGGCAAAGAAGTCAGCAAAAATTGAAACAAAGTAGAGTATCGCTAGAACGACAAGTGAGATATGGGCGAGTGTATGCTTTTTGAAAGCGTGCCAGACCAATTTGCGTTGCGAGGCGTAGTATAGGCTTTCCTGTAGCCGACGCGCACGGGCTTCTCTCCATCCGACGTAACCGGAGGTGATTCTTGAAAAGAATGAGTGGATTGGTGTTTGGTTCATTGGTATATTAGTTCATTGGTTCATTGGTTCATTGAATTGGTGAACACTTGTCTGGATTAGATTTGAGGCGATGGCTCATATTAAGAAATGGTGCAACAGAAACCGAGTTTTGAAGAAAAAACTCGGTTTCTCTTATGGTTTGTTTAAGTGCGAATTCTTTCGAAGCGAATGCGCGGATCCACCCATGCGAGCAGGATATCTGAAAGCAGTGTGCCCACAACTGTGAGGCTGCTTAAGATCATCACGATGCTGCCGACCAGAAACATATCCTCCCCCAAAGCCGCTGATAGGAGTACGGGCCCCAGCGTTTCCAAGCCCAAGGTTTGAGAGACAATGATCTCGCCGCTGACGATAAACGGCAGCGTCCAGCCGATGGTGCTGATGAGCGGATTAATCGCGACCCGTACCGGATATTTCATAATCAACCTTCGCTCTGGTAATCCTTTTGCCCGTGCGGTAGTAACGTACTGTTTGTTTTTTTCGTCGAGCAGGGTAGCGCGCAGGATGCGGATCAGCGATGCGGTGCCTGCACTGGCGATGACCACGATTGGGAGCCAAATATTCCCTAGCAGATCGACGAACTTGTCAATTGACCAAGGTGCGCCTTTGTACTCAATGGAAAACAGACCTGTGATCGCTCTGCCGGTGCCAGCAAACACCCAATATCCGATTGCCAATGCCAATAGGAAGTTGGGTAAAGCGAGCCCGACAAAGCCGATGACAGTGGCAACGTAATCTCCCACCGAATACTGTCTCAGCGCAGAGTAAACGCCGATGGGGATAGCTATTAGCCAAGTGACTATCAAAGAGGCTAAGGCTATCGTTG
This genomic interval carries:
- a CDS encoding ABC transporter permease, which gives rise to MNQTPIHSFFSRITSGYVGWREARARRLQESLYYASQRKLVWHAFKKHTLAHISLVVLAILYFVSIFADFFAPFGPLERFKDFNDAPPTSIHLINTDGKLSLLHIYEVKRNLNTTTFKYEYSKDRSKPHPIRFFVKTEPYKLLGFIPMQHKFFGLENREVPLLLFGSDRLGRDVFSRILFAGRISLFIGFGGVLVAFILGSILGGISGYYGGVIDEAIQRVIEVLISVPDIPIWIALSAALPRDWGTINIYFAITLILSIRGWTGLARVVRGRIISLREEEFALAARAAGASDKRIIFKHLLPAFSSYLIVHMTLAIPGMILGETALSFLGLGIRPPAVSWGTLLQEAQDVNVLANFPWMLIPALFVVGAILMFNFVGDGLRDAADPYASSR
- a CDS encoding ABC transporter permease, translating into MRAFIIRRLILIIPLLFLISVISFATILLPPGSYVETYVQNLERTGFIMDQGQIEAIYKQYGLDQPAVLQYILWMSNFLFKGEMGRSFIYQRPVKDIIMERLPMSATIALASLIVTWLIAIPIGVYSALRQYSVGDYVATVIGFVGLALPNFLLALAIGYWVFAGTGRAITGLFSIEYKGAPWSIDKFVDLLGNIWLPIVVIASAGTASLIRILRATLLDEKNKQYVTTARAKGLPERRLIMKYPVRVAINPLISTIGWTLPFIVSGEIIVSQTLGLETLGPVLLSAALGEDMFLVGSIVMILSSLTVVGTLLSDILLAWVDPRIRFERIRT